A section of the Desulfitibacter sp. BRH_c19 genome encodes:
- a CDS encoding UDP-N-acetyl glucosamine 2-epimerase — protein MKLMIKVISVFGTRPEAIKMAPLVKKLSVEENIQSKVIVTAQHREMLDQVLELFEIKPDYDLDIMKQGQTLTGVTTRVLNGLEEIFATEKPDIVLVHGDTTTTFTAALAAFYQKIAVGHVEAGLRTFNKYSPYPEEMNRRLTGSITDLHFAPTDTSMDNLLGENILREKISVTGNTVIDALLDTVEKTFPMETILPDIDWNKRIILLTAHRRENWGEPLKNIFLAAKEIVTDFPDTELIFPVHKNPKVSQLAHELLGDMNRIHLIGPLDYLPFVKLMSRSHLVLTDSGGMQEEAPSLGKPVLVLRETTERPEAVQAGTVKMVGTAKDDVYQAAADLLKNDQAYKEMAHAVNPYGDGKASDRIIEIIKKYFN, from the coding sequence ATGAAGCTAATGATAAAAGTAATAAGTGTTTTTGGAACTAGGCCAGAAGCCATAAAAATGGCACCCCTGGTAAAAAAACTTTCCGTGGAAGAAAACATCCAAAGCAAAGTTATAGTGACTGCCCAGCATAGAGAGATGCTAGATCAGGTCTTAGAACTTTTTGAGATAAAACCAGACTATGATCTGGACATTATGAAGCAGGGTCAGACGCTGACTGGAGTAACCACAAGAGTCTTAAATGGCTTAGAGGAAATCTTTGCGACAGAAAAACCAGATATTGTCCTGGTTCATGGTGATACCACTACTACTTTTACTGCAGCACTAGCAGCATTTTATCAAAAGATAGCTGTAGGTCATGTGGAAGCTGGCCTAAGGACTTTTAATAAATACTCCCCCTATCCAGAGGAAATGAACAGAAGACTTACAGGGTCAATTACAGATCTGCATTTTGCACCTACAGATACCTCAATGGATAATTTGCTAGGGGAAAATATTTTAAGGGAAAAAATTAGCGTAACTGGAAATACTGTAATTGATGCTCTTTTAGATACTGTAGAAAAGACTTTTCCTATGGAAACCATACTTCCAGATATAGATTGGAACAAAAGGATTATTTTGCTGACTGCTCACCGTAGGGAAAACTGGGGTGAACCCCTAAAAAACATATTTTTGGCTGCAAAAGAAATAGTTACTGATTTTCCAGATACAGAACTAATATTTCCTGTGCATAAAAATCCTAAAGTGTCACAATTAGCACATGAGCTATTGGGCGATATGAATAGAATCCATCTTATTGGACCTTTGGATTATTTACCATTTGTTAAGCTTATGAGTAGAAGCCACCTTGTATTGACTGATTCAGGAGGTATGCAGGAGGAAGCTCCTTCATTAGGCAAACCTGTTTTAGTATTAAGAGAAACAACAGAAAGACCAGAAGCAGTACAAGCAGGCACAGTAAAAATGGTGGGAACAGCTAAGGACGATGTTTATCAGGCAGCTGCAGATCTTCTAAAAAATGATCAAGCATACAAGGAGATGGCCCATGCAGTTAACCCGTATGGTGATGGTAAAGCTAGCGATAGGATAATAGAAATTATTAAAAAGTATTTCAATTAA
- a CDS encoding transposase, with the protein MSRAPRKRSKSGIYHVMLRGLDRRNIFLDKEDMERFLMILLKVKETGAFEFYGYCLMDNHVHLLVKEHEEIGKGIKRITVSYVQWHNNKYDRTGHLFQNRYKSEPVENEGSLFAVLRYIHQNPLKAKMVKNFEQYQWSSFHDYTLVYEGEKTNLDAELITSYFTTKESFISYMNEIVDQEFIDYEDKRKCTDVEIMKMINKITHLESIIKLPKKERDSIINKIYHDSGASIRQLSRVIGLGRSVVEKATKKVTDETSP; encoded by the coding sequence ATGTCAAGAGCTCCAAGAAAGAGGAGTAAATCAGGCATATATCATGTTATGTTGAGAGGACTTGATAGAAGAAATATTTTTCTAGACAAAGAGGATATGGAAAGATTTCTAATGATTCTACTCAAAGTGAAGGAAACAGGTGCATTCGAGTTTTATGGATATTGCTTAATGGATAACCATGTTCATTTACTTGTGAAGGAACATGAGGAGATCGGTAAAGGCATCAAGAGGATAACAGTAAGCTATGTGCAATGGCATAATAATAAGTATGACAGGACAGGGCATCTTTTTCAGAACAGATATAAAAGTGAACCTGTAGAAAATGAAGGCAGCCTATTTGCAGTACTAAGGTACATACATCAGAATCCCCTAAAGGCCAAAATGGTGAAAAATTTTGAACAATACCAATGGAGCAGCTTTCATGACTATACACTTGTTTATGAAGGGGAAAAAACAAATCTTGATGCTGAACTAATCACAAGTTATTTCACTACAAAAGAAAGTTTTATTTCATATATGAATGAAATAGTTGATCAGGAATTTATAGATTATGAGGACAAAAGAAAATGCACGGACGTAGAAATAATGAAGATGATTAATAAGATAACACACTTGGAGTCCATAATAAAATTACCGAAAAAAGAACGGGATAGTATTATAAATAAAATATACCATGATTCAGGTGCCAGCATAAGGCAGTTAAGTAGAGTAATAGGCTTAGGGCGAAGTGTAGTAGAAAAAGCCACAAAAAAGGTGACAGACGAAACGTCCCCATGA
- a CDS encoding ATP synthase subunit alpha (produces ATP from ADP in the presence of a proton gradient across the membrane; the alpha chain is a catalytic subunit), whose protein sequence is MSIRPDEISSILKNQIENFQAQVDVSDVGTVIQVGDGIALIYGLEKAMAGELLEFPGGIAGMVLNLEEDNIGCVILGPYTKIKEGDQVKRTGRIMDVPVGDALIGRVVNSLGAPIDGKGPIETDKTRPIEALAPGVIARQPVDTPLQTGLKSIDSMVPIGRGQRELIIGDRQTGKTAVAVDTIINQKGNGVICIYVAIGQKASTVAGVVHKLEESGAMDYSIVVSAAASEPAPMLYIAPYSGCAMAEEFMWQGKDVLIIYDDLSKQAAAYRELSLLLKRPPGREAYPGDVFYLHSRLLERAARLSDDNGGGSLTALPIIETQAGDVSAYIPTNVISITDGQIFLESDLFYAGFRPAINVGISVSRVGGNAQIKAMKQVAGRLRLDLAQYRELAAFAQFGSDLDKATQARLARGERMMEMLKQDQYSPLRVEDQVVAVYAAVNGHLDDIPVGDVKRFETEFLSYLKNSKPEIQSKILETGKLEKDNEEALVAVVKEFKEMFA, encoded by the coding sequence TTGAGCATTAGACCCGATGAAATAAGTTCTATTTTAAAAAACCAAATAGAAAATTTCCAGGCCCAGGTTGATGTATCCGATGTAGGAACTGTTATTCAAGTTGGTGACGGTATTGCACTGATATACGGCTTGGAAAAAGCAATGGCCGGCGAACTCTTGGAGTTTCCCGGTGGCATAGCAGGAATGGTTCTTAACCTAGAAGAAGACAACATTGGTTGTGTTATTTTAGGACCATATACCAAAATTAAAGAGGGAGACCAGGTTAAAAGAACTGGTCGTATCATGGATGTTCCAGTAGGAGATGCCTTGATTGGCAGAGTTGTGAATTCCCTTGGCGCACCTATAGATGGAAAAGGACCAATAGAAACAGACAAAACTAGGCCAATTGAGGCACTTGCACCAGGTGTAATTGCCCGTCAGCCTGTTGATACTCCATTACAAACTGGTTTGAAATCAATTGACTCAATGGTTCCCATTGGTAGGGGGCAGAGAGAGTTAATTATTGGAGACCGCCAGACTGGTAAAACAGCTGTGGCTGTGGATACAATTATCAACCAAAAAGGCAATGGAGTTATTTGTATCTATGTAGCAATAGGCCAAAAGGCATCAACTGTGGCTGGTGTTGTTCACAAATTAGAAGAATCAGGAGCAATGGATTATTCAATAGTTGTTTCTGCTGCAGCTAGTGAGCCAGCACCAATGTTATATATTGCACCCTATTCAGGCTGTGCAATGGCCGAAGAATTTATGTGGCAGGGTAAAGATGTTCTGATTATTTATGATGACCTTTCAAAACAAGCTGCTGCATACAGAGAGTTATCATTATTGTTAAAAAGACCTCCCGGCAGAGAAGCTTACCCTGGGGATGTATTTTATCTCCATTCTCGCTTATTAGAAAGAGCAGCTAGATTAAGTGACGATAATGGAGGCGGTTCTTTAACCGCTTTGCCAATTATTGAAACCCAGGCTGGAGACGTTTCAGCCTACATTCCAACAAACGTTATTTCCATTACAGACGGTCAGATATTCCTTGAATCAGACCTTTTCTATGCAGGCTTCCGCCCAGCGATTAACGTTGGTATCTCTGTATCAAGGGTTGGTGGTAATGCACAGATTAAGGCTATGAAACAGGTAGCAGGTAGATTGCGTCTTGACTTAGCACAGTACAGAGAACTTGCAGCATTTGCCCAGTTTGGTTCAGACCTAGATAAAGCTACTCAAGCACGCCTTGCTAGAGGTGAAAGAATGATGGAAATGCTTAAGCAGGACCAGTATTCACCCTTGAGAGTAGAGGATCAGGTTGTAGCGGTTTATGCAGCTGTAAACGGCCACTTAGATGATATACCTGTAGGAGACGTAAAAAGATTTGAGACAGAATTTCTATCTTATCTAAAAAATAGTAAGCCTGAAATCCAAAGTAAAATACTTGAAACAGGAAAGCTAGAAAAGGATAATGAAGAGGCACTAGTAGCAGTTGTCAAGGAATTTAAAGAGATGTTCGCGTAA
- a CDS encoding ATP synthase F0 subunit C, which translates to MESIAYIGVGLAIGLAALGSALGQGRATAGAMEGIARQPEASGEIRTTLLIALAFMEALTLFSFVIAILMWTKI; encoded by the coding sequence ATGGAATCTATAGCTTATATTGGTGTTGGTCTTGCAATTGGTTTAGCAGCACTAGGATCTGCTCTTGGACAAGGTAGAGCAACTGCAGGTGCTATGGAGGGTATTGCTCGTCAGCCAGAAGCATCAGGCGAGATTAGAACTACACTATTGATTGCATTAGCATTTATGGAAGCTTTAACATTATTCTCTTTCGTTATCGCCATTCTAATGTGGACTAAGATTTAA
- a CDS encoding transcriptional regulator, whose amino-acid sequence MQQQLQVFLAVVDKKNFSRAAEALHMTQPAVSQYIQTLEATIGTRLLERTNKYVRLNKAGEIVYHHAQEILSLYTRMQSLVDDLTHKASGTLSIGASYTFGEYVLPHLIAQMRDHYPLIKPRIVINNTNRIERLVLGNQLDVGIVEGEQKFEKLHIEPFANDVMFVVASAKHWSARQGEVILADLSNETWIVREKGSGTRDAIEKMFKDMSFFPENLIEFGSTQIIKESVEAGLGVTLLSDWAIKKELQLGTLNMLRIKGFPVTRNFSLVTQLAPFQTKALELFIEILRRNFPAEQLS is encoded by the coding sequence ATGCAACAACAATTACAAGTCTTTTTAGCAGTAGTAGATAAAAAGAATTTTTCCAGGGCAGCGGAAGCGTTACATATGACTCAGCCAGCAGTTAGTCAGTATATTCAAACCTTGGAAGCTACTATAGGAACTAGACTTTTGGAACGAACAAACAAATATGTGCGGTTAAATAAGGCAGGAGAGATTGTCTATCATCATGCTCAGGAGATCTTGAGCCTTTATACACGGATGCAATCTTTGGTAGACGATTTAACCCACAAAGCTAGTGGCACTTTATCCATCGGAGCCAGCTATACATTTGGTGAATATGTATTGCCGCATTTAATTGCTCAAATGCGGGATCATTACCCCCTCATAAAACCGAGAATAGTCATTAATAATACTAATAGAATTGAAAGATTAGTACTTGGTAATCAGTTAGATGTTGGAATTGTAGAGGGAGAGCAAAAATTTGAAAAACTACATATAGAGCCCTTTGCTAATGATGTAATGTTTGTTGTTGCTTCTGCTAAGCATTGGTCAGCACGGCAGGGTGAGGTAATTTTGGCCGATTTAAGTAATGAAACTTGGATAGTTCGCGAAAAGGGCTCTGGGACTAGGGATGCCATAGAAAAAATGTTTAAAGATATGAGTTTTTTTCCAGAAAATCTAATTGAGTTTGGTAGTACTCAGATAATCAAAGAATCTGTGGAAGCAGGCCTTGGGGTTACGCTTCTATCTGATTGGGCAATAAAAAAGGAGCTCCAACTGGGAACCTTGAATATGCTAAGAATCAAAGGTTTTCCTGTTACCAGGAATTTTTCCTTGGTAACCCAATTGGCCCCTTTTCAAACCAAGGCCTTAGAGCTATTTATAGAA